One Candidatus Nitrososphaera evergladensis SR1 genomic window carries:
- a CDS encoding TRAM domain-containing protein gives MSYGGRSNYGGSRGYGGGRGFGGDRGFGGPKPVETGKEYDVQISEISRQGDGIARIQGFVIFVKGGKVGQKAKVRITNVGARFATAEIVSEGQQQTPPSPTSSSSSSATTEEKPKDVAPQVGEEEKPTLQDYKGGSESQS, from the coding sequence ATGTCATACGGCGGAAGAAGTAATTACGGTGGAAGTAGAGGTTACGGCGGAGGAAGGGGTTTTGGAGGCGACCGTGGATTCGGCGGCCCAAAACCAGTTGAAACCGGCAAGGAATACGACGTGCAAATCTCTGAGATCAGCAGGCAAGGCGACGGGATTGCCAGGATCCAGGGCTTTGTAATCTTTGTCAAGGGTGGCAAAGTCGGACAGAAGGCCAAGGTGAGAATCACAAACGTCGGCGCGAGATTTGCCACGGCAGAGATCGTGAGCGAAGGACAGCAACAGACACCACCATCACCGACATCGTCGTCATCATCATCAGCAACAACCGAGGAAAAACCAAAAGACGTTGCCCCGCAAGTAGGCGAGGAAGAAAAACCAACTCTTCAAGACTACAAGGGCGGCAGTGAATCACAAAGCTAG
- a CDS encoding CBS domain-containing protein, translating into MKAGKVADKAFVSMDENTLVADAAKTMYERKECTIIVTRNDPNTRSRIPAGIITERDIIYRIVAQNRGPFKVTLKDIMSAPLITVDSEATAEQALSIMKENDIGRLPVISRKGVIMGLLTMKMLVKRVSIGNAAQAE; encoded by the coding sequence TTGAAGGCAGGCAAGGTTGCAGACAAGGCCTTCGTCAGCATGGATGAAAATACTCTTGTTGCAGATGCTGCAAAAACAATGTACGAAAGAAAAGAGTGCACCATCATTGTCACCCGAAATGATCCAAATACTCGCTCGCGCATACCAGCTGGCATAATTACGGAAAGGGACATCATCTATCGCATAGTGGCGCAAAACCGCGGCCCATTCAAGGTAACGTTAAAGGACATAATGAGCGCGCCATTGATAACAGTTGATTCTGAAGCAACTGCAGAGCAAGCGCTATCCATCATGAAAGAAAATGACATCGGCCGACTGCCTGTCATAAGTAGAAAGGGCGTTATCATGGGTTTGCTGACCATGAAAATGCTCGTAAAAAGAGTTTCAATTGGAAATGCGGCACAAGCTGAATAG
- a CDS encoding zinc ribbon domain-containing protein: MSLLEAAQLITRGSITFQSTTKDAVFDAFLLSCKQAGADIKSADRTTYRIDGKSGTMWLQNRFSFRFHARLVGDDNGGGSQGVRLEVYDFAPSPPDKRFIEKLLKKVVDKIPGGKLEYNLDCVEQPGDAPVVPAKNTAAPIAIVSKGQLMADARMIPTFEYSLQGATGDDGSVHGADKLIIMPPECGNVLSLYKGASLVLGIAISSIEKMMPVMAEKKGLLGKKGDLSLDILYNDGSGGVHSVRVNVDDEKGGEIVDKVNRFEKIQKEQDIYYDFEYLENGQWLPDRLYPATLFLAKCEKLVWLKQDTAGVFSKHYKWIKALTNIRVFYYNFESRAVDAMALSMVQDVTVINKRKESVSRSSGTIDQRERGSYTTGHFQSARDTTTVTVGDVAFMYNGAPRITFVDVEDPDGLATLAREAIANSKFTFRLKPQQWQPAGKSPSAQQNAEACPKCNAQNLPGSNFCAKCGFTLH, encoded by the coding sequence GTGTCACTGCTGGAGGCTGCCCAATTGATAACCCGAGGTTCTATCACCTTTCAGTCGACGACAAAAGACGCTGTATTTGATGCTTTCTTGCTGTCCTGCAAACAAGCAGGTGCAGACATCAAGAGCGCAGACAGGACGACGTACAGAATAGACGGCAAGTCCGGCACGATGTGGCTCCAAAATCGCTTTTCATTCCGCTTTCATGCGCGGCTTGTAGGTGATGATAATGGCGGCGGCAGTCAGGGCGTGCGGCTGGAAGTCTATGACTTTGCCCCTTCTCCTCCTGACAAACGCTTTATTGAAAAATTGCTGAAAAAGGTGGTTGACAAGATTCCGGGAGGCAAGCTCGAATACAACCTTGACTGTGTAGAACAGCCGGGCGACGCTCCTGTAGTCCCAGCAAAAAACACCGCCGCGCCAATTGCCATTGTCAGCAAGGGGCAGCTCATGGCAGATGCACGCATGATCCCGACGTTTGAATACAGCCTCCAAGGCGCAACAGGAGATGATGGGAGCGTGCATGGTGCAGACAAACTCATCATAATGCCGCCCGAATGCGGAAACGTCCTGAGCCTGTACAAGGGTGCATCTCTGGTTCTTGGCATTGCGATTAGCTCGATAGAAAAAATGATGCCTGTCATGGCAGAAAAGAAAGGCCTCCTTGGCAAAAAGGGAGATCTATCACTTGACATTCTCTACAACGACGGCAGCGGTGGTGTGCACTCTGTTCGCGTGAATGTGGATGACGAAAAAGGAGGCGAAATAGTCGACAAAGTGAACAGGTTTGAGAAAATCCAAAAAGAGCAGGACATCTATTATGATTTTGAATACCTTGAAAACGGGCAGTGGTTGCCTGACCGGCTCTACCCTGCCACGCTGTTTCTTGCCAAGTGTGAAAAGCTGGTCTGGCTCAAGCAAGACACTGCCGGCGTATTCTCTAAACACTACAAGTGGATAAAGGCCTTGACCAACATCCGGGTGTTTTATTACAATTTCGAGAGCCGCGCAGTCGACGCAATGGCACTCTCTATGGTGCAGGACGTAACTGTGATTAACAAGAGAAAAGAATCTGTTTCAAGATCCTCCGGGACAATAGATCAGCGTGAAAGGGGATCATATACAACAGGCCATTTTCAAAGCGCTAGAGACACCACTACTGTCACCGTCGGAGACGTGGCCTTTATGTACAACGGCGCCCCGCGTATAACCTTTGTAGATGTAGAAGATCCAGATGGACTCGCCACGCTTGCGCGTGAAGCCATCGCCAACTCAAAGTTCACCTTTAGGCTAAAACCACAACAGTGGCAGCCTGCCGGCAAAAGCCCATCTGCGCAACAGAATGCCGAGGCCTGTCCAAAGTGCAATGCGCAAAACCTGCCCGGTTCTAACTTTTGTGCCAAGTGTGGCTTCACGCTGCATTGA
- a CDS encoding OBG GTPase family GTP-binding protein, giving the protein MGIPEKIKAIQDEIHKTQINKATEFHVGLLKAKIAKLKREQEQNIHGRTVHTGGENAGFDVRKAGDATVVLIGLPSVGKSTLLNRLTNAKSRVASYQFTTLTAIPGMMDYRGAKIQVLDLPGIIEGAAAGKGFGRRVISVARGADLVLLILDVFQPQHIGLLKRELAEAGIKLDERPPDVVIEKTSTGGLSINCQVPIKMEERMVKEIARVYGIHNGRIIIREPGLTDDQLIDVLSENRVYTKSLVLLNKIDLVNQGFIKEVQSQIGNNFIPVSADANVNIDAVKEAIYNKLDFIRIYMRPKGGETDYKEPMIVQNGSTVQDICNKIHRSMTRNFKYGMVWGKSAKFAGQKVGLDHVMYDEDVLTIVKNPGAL; this is encoded by the coding sequence ATGGGCATCCCTGAAAAGATCAAGGCCATACAGGACGAGATCCACAAGACCCAGATAAACAAGGCCACCGAGTTCCACGTTGGCCTCCTGAAGGCCAAGATAGCCAAGCTAAAGCGGGAGCAGGAGCAAAACATCCATGGCCGGACCGTGCACACGGGAGGCGAAAACGCCGGCTTTGATGTGCGAAAGGCCGGCGACGCTACCGTCGTCTTGATAGGCCTGCCGAGCGTCGGCAAGTCGACCCTGCTGAACAGGCTGACAAACGCCAAGTCTCGCGTCGCTTCGTACCAATTCACGACGCTTACGGCAATACCGGGCATGATGGACTACAGGGGCGCAAAAATCCAGGTGCTCGACCTGCCTGGGATCATCGAAGGAGCAGCGGCCGGCAAGGGCTTTGGCCGGCGCGTCATCTCTGTCGCAAGGGGTGCGGACCTTGTGCTTCTCATCCTTGACGTCTTTCAGCCGCAGCACATCGGCCTGCTAAAGAGGGAATTGGCAGAAGCAGGAATAAAACTGGACGAGCGGCCGCCAGATGTAGTCATTGAAAAGACTTCAACGGGCGGCCTCTCAATAAACTGCCAGGTGCCTATCAAAATGGAGGAAAGGATGGTCAAGGAGATAGCCCGGGTATATGGCATCCACAACGGCAGGATAATAATCCGAGAGCCGGGCCTCACCGACGACCAGCTCATCGACGTGTTGTCTGAAAACCGCGTATACACAAAGTCGCTCGTACTCCTGAACAAGATAGACCTTGTCAATCAGGGATTCATCAAGGAAGTCCAGTCGCAGATAGGCAATAATTTCATCCCGGTTTCTGCAGACGCCAACGTCAATATCGACGCCGTCAAGGAGGCGATATACAACAAGCTCGATTTTATACGGATATACATGCGTCCCAAGGGCGGCGAGACTGACTACAAGGAGCCAATGATTGTACAGAACGGCTCGACAGTCCAGGACATCTGCAACAAGATTCACCGCAGCATGACTCGCAACTTCAAGTACGGCATGGTGTGGGGCAAGTCTGCAAAATTCGCGGGCCAAAAGGTGGGACTTGACCATGTGATGTACGACGAAGACGTGCTGACGATTGTAAAGAACCCCGGCGCCCTCTAG
- a CDS encoding cupredoxin domain-containing protein, translating into MSVRNNVIAIVAISCIVVGGLWAVGNLTKETKEADVSHVEGILLLAERSTFNSTNPDISVQVDVPKKLVVLNKDIVIHDLQIKDNSGGILNFETAPLKTEQHFNAAIVAYKPGTYEYFCSYHPTMRGKIIATPAPASAS; encoded by the coding sequence ATGTCCGTGCGCAACAACGTCATTGCCATCGTGGCAATTTCATGCATCGTGGTCGGCGGCCTGTGGGCCGTAGGCAACCTCACAAAAGAGACAAAGGAGGCAGACGTCTCGCACGTTGAGGGCATACTGCTATTGGCAGAGAGAAGCACTTTCAACAGCACAAACCCGGACATCTCTGTGCAGGTAGATGTCCCAAAGAAGCTGGTCGTCTTGAACAAGGACATAGTGATACACGACTTGCAGATTAAAGACAACTCTGGAGGCATCCTGAACTTTGAAACTGCGCCGCTAAAGACAGAGCAGCACTTTAACGCGGCAATAGTTGCGTATAAACCGGGCACGTACGAGTACTTTTGCTCCTACCACCCGACGATGCGAGGCAAGATAATAGCAACGCCGGCACCAGCATCAGCAAGCTAG
- a CDS encoding TRAM domain-containing protein — protein MSYGRRDNFGPKPVEMGKEYDVQITEISRKGDGIARIQGFVIFVKDGKVGQNAKIRVTQIGPRFATAEVVNGAAATTTDNPTS, from the coding sequence ATGAGTTACGGAAGAAGAGATAACTTCGGTCCCAAGCCTGTGGAAATGGGCAAGGAATACGATGTTCAAATCACGGAAATCAGCCGCAAGGGAGACGGAATCGCAAGGATACAAGGTTTTGTCATCTTTGTGAAGGACGGTAAGGTAGGTCAGAACGCCAAGATCCGAGTCACGCAAATCGGACCAAGGTTCGCGACTGCCGAAGTCGTCAACGGCGCAGCAGCCACGACAACCGACAACCCGACAAGCTAG
- a CDS encoding aspartate dehydrogenase gives MPARKVGIIGCGTIGSQLAIAVDTGAVRNASLVSLFDVVQNSAQVLKQKLNTGPSAYSSFDDFIKKTDCDIVVEAASQEAVKRFAVQVLRAEKDLMVMSVGALADKTFLSELLREAEKAGRRLYVPTGAIAGIDAIRAVKHLLDSVTLATTKSPKALAGAPFFETSKVKLDEIKERTVIYEGTAADAVRAFPANVNVAAVLSLAGIGVDRTKVRIIADPAFTTNQHEITAKGSFGEFRFTVNNVPSPGNPKTSYLAVLSAIECLRSICDDGMRVGS, from the coding sequence ATGCCTGCAAGAAAAGTCGGCATAATAGGCTGCGGCACCATTGGTAGCCAGCTTGCCATTGCAGTCGATACTGGCGCAGTACGAAATGCTTCTCTTGTCTCACTTTTTGATGTCGTTCAGAATAGCGCGCAGGTGCTAAAGCAAAAACTGAATACGGGCCCTTCCGCCTATTCCAGTTTTGACGATTTTATAAAGAAAACAGACTGTGACATTGTGGTAGAGGCCGCTTCGCAGGAAGCGGTAAAAAGATTTGCAGTGCAGGTATTGCGTGCTGAAAAGGACCTGATGGTGATGAGCGTCGGCGCCCTTGCCGACAAAACATTCCTTTCAGAACTTTTAAGGGAAGCAGAAAAGGCCGGCCGCAGGCTGTACGTCCCAACGGGCGCCATAGCAGGGATTGACGCAATAAGGGCTGTCAAGCACCTCTTGGATTCTGTCACGCTTGCTACGACAAAGAGCCCCAAGGCCCTTGCAGGCGCACCGTTCTTTGAGACAAGCAAGGTCAAGCTGGACGAGATAAAAGAGCGAACGGTCATCTACGAAGGAACTGCCGCAGACGCAGTCAGGGCATTTCCGGCAAACGTAAACGTCGCGGCAGTCCTGAGCCTTGCAGGCATTGGGGTTGACAGGACCAAGGTGCGCATCATCGCAGACCCTGCCTTTACCACGAACCAGCACGAGATAACCGCAAAGGGAAGCTTTGGCGAATTTCGCTTTACGGTCAACAACGTGCCTTCGCCGGGCAACCCCAAGACCAGCTACCTTGCGGTGCTTTCGGCGATAGAATGCCTCCGCTCCATATGCGATGACGGCATGAGAGTAGGCTCATGA
- a CDS encoding 30S ribosomal protein S30e: MPTHGSLTKAGKVRGQTPKIQAKPRSSKIARMRNKDNFVKRFEKKRLPGQKKPERRGGRR, encoded by the coding sequence ATGCCAACACACGGATCGCTTACAAAGGCGGGCAAGGTCAGAGGCCAGACTCCAAAGATTCAGGCCAAGCCACGCTCAAGCAAGATTGCAAGAATGCGCAATAAGGACAACTTTGTCAAGCGCTTTGAGAAAAAGAGGCTGCCAGGCCAGAAAAAGCCAGAGCGCCGCGGCGGAAGAAGGTAA
- the nadA gene encoding quinolinate synthase NadA, translating to MTMLAIDFKEQVLRLKKERNAIILAHNYQLPEVQDVADFIGDSLALSKNAAATDADVIVFCGVHFMAETASILCPNKKVLIPDLEAGCSLASTINADELAAWKQEHPDAVVVSYVNTTAEVKALSDYCCTSSNAVKVVNSIPADRKVLFLPDMFLGSYVAEVTKRKNMYIWPGECHVHAGIKAEDINKMLATLKNADFLVHPECSCTSSTMYHMAKGDLAQKGHILSTEGMMKHARTSGAKQFVVATETGILYRMRKENPDKEFIPVKEDATCRYMKKITLEKVYNSLAHNVYEVKVPKQVADKARLAIDRMLAIS from the coding sequence ATGACCATGCTTGCAATCGACTTTAAGGAGCAGGTCCTGCGGCTGAAGAAGGAAAGGAACGCCATTATTTTGGCGCACAACTACCAGCTTCCAGAGGTGCAGGACGTCGCCGACTTTATCGGTGATTCGCTAGCCCTGTCCAAGAACGCGGCTGCGACAGATGCTGACGTGATTGTATTCTGTGGCGTCCACTTTATGGCCGAGACCGCGTCGATACTGTGCCCCAACAAAAAGGTGCTCATTCCCGACCTTGAGGCTGGATGCTCGCTTGCGTCCACCATAAACGCAGACGAGCTTGCCGCTTGGAAGCAGGAGCATCCCGATGCAGTGGTGGTAAGTTATGTCAACACTACCGCAGAGGTCAAGGCGCTGTCGGACTATTGCTGCACGTCTTCAAACGCTGTCAAGGTTGTCAACAGCATACCTGCCGACAGGAAGGTACTGTTTTTGCCAGACATGTTCCTTGGCTCGTACGTCGCAGAAGTTACAAAGCGCAAGAACATGTACATATGGCCTGGCGAATGCCACGTGCACGCAGGCATAAAAGCAGAAGACATCAACAAGATGCTTGCGACGCTCAAGAACGCGGACTTTCTCGTTCACCCGGAGTGCAGCTGCACGTCGTCTACGATGTACCACATGGCCAAGGGCGACCTTGCGCAAAAGGGTCACATACTGTCAACAGAGGGCATGATGAAGCACGCCCGCACGTCTGGCGCCAAGCAGTTTGTAGTCGCCACTGAAACGGGCATCCTTTACAGGATGAGGAAGGAAAACCCTGACAAAGAGTTCATACCTGTCAAGGAAGACGCCACCTGCCGCTACATGAAAAAGATAACGCTGGAAAAGGTCTACAATTCGCTGGCACACAACGTCTATGAAGTAAAGGTGCCAAAGCAGGTTGCAGACAAGGCGCGGCTGGCCATAGACAGGATGCTGGCCATCTCTTAA
- the nadC gene encoding carboxylating nicotinate-nucleotide diphosphorylase: MPASLDTVLDIRQALASFIQEDVGTGDITSNTTVPADRNAKAEIVCKTGNAVVCGLEEAGIIFEMCGCSARALVRDGSRASKGKRVMIIEGNARAILKAERVALNLIMRMSGIATETRALADKAKPVKIAATRKTAPGLRYFDKKAVVIGRGLAHRMRLDDMVLIKDNHIALAGGEPDKCVRLAREGAGTAIKVECEAKSEKEAIVAIRAGADIVMLDNFTPAQAAKTIRNLAKLGLRKKTIIEISGGVNHKNIKQYAKAKPDYVSMGYITHSPKAVDFSLEIMTAKTKS; encoded by the coding sequence TTGCCGGCAAGTCTCGATACAGTTCTTGACATCAGGCAAGCGCTTGCTTCTTTTATTCAGGAAGACGTCGGGACGGGCGACATTACAAGCAATACTACAGTCCCCGCGGACAGAAACGCCAAGGCAGAGATAGTCTGCAAGACTGGCAATGCAGTCGTCTGCGGGCTTGAGGAGGCAGGCATCATCTTTGAAATGTGCGGCTGCTCGGCAAGGGCGCTTGTCAGGGATGGCTCAAGGGCAAGCAAGGGCAAGCGCGTCATGATAATTGAAGGCAATGCAAGGGCAATTCTAAAGGCCGAGCGTGTCGCCCTGAACTTGATAATGAGGATGAGTGGCATTGCTACGGAGACAAGGGCGCTTGCTGACAAGGCCAAGCCGGTCAAGATAGCTGCTACGCGCAAGACAGCTCCGGGCCTGCGCTACTTTGACAAAAAAGCGGTAGTGATTGGGAGAGGATTGGCGCACAGGATGCGCCTTGACGACATGGTGCTGATAAAGGACAACCACATTGCCCTTGCAGGCGGCGAGCCGGACAAGTGCGTCAGGCTTGCAAGGGAAGGTGCAGGCACCGCCATCAAGGTCGAGTGCGAGGCCAAGAGCGAAAAGGAGGCGATAGTGGCAATCAGGGCCGGCGCAGACATTGTCATGCTGGACAATTTCACCCCGGCGCAGGCCGCCAAGACAATTAGAAACCTCGCAAAACTAGGCTTGCGCAAAAAAACCATCATTGAAATTTCAGGTGGCGTAAACCACAAGAACATAAAGCAGTACGCAAAAGCCAAGCCGGACTATGTCTCTATGGGCTACATCACCCACTCGCCAAAGGCAGTCGATTTCAGTCTGGAAATAATGACGGCAAAAACAAAAAGTTAA
- the spt4 gene encoding transcription elongation factor subunit Spt4: MAKEKACRRCKALTSGKVCPVCKSTDLSPDWSGIILVFDPAKSLVANTLEITTPSRYALKVQ, from the coding sequence ATGGCCAAGGAAAAAGCCTGCAGAAGGTGCAAGGCCCTCACCAGCGGCAAAGTGTGCCCCGTGTGCAAGTCAACGGACCTGAGCCCCGACTGGTCAGGCATCATTCTGGTATTTGACCCTGCCAAGTCCCTCGTGGCAAACACGCTTGAAATAACCACCCCAAGCAGGTATGCGCTAAAGGTCCAGTAA
- a CDS encoding DNA-directed RNA polymerase — translation MFAIVHMSDVVRIPPSRLTNSLKDAAIQILKEKYESMLSPDVGYVVMITDAEVSSTGKLVAGDGATYHKVTFKALTFYPKLQEIVEGEVVEITDFGAFVRIGPTDALLHLSQITDDYLKSDVKQGVIVANQSSRALKIGSKIRARITAVSLGKGAGMGKIGITCRQPFLGALEWIQEEIKKGKSGEATAPAAPKEKKGGK, via the coding sequence ATGTTTGCCATAGTGCACATGAGCGACGTCGTCAGGATTCCTCCAAGTAGGCTGACAAACTCTCTCAAAGATGCCGCTATCCAGATCCTCAAGGAAAAATATGAAAGCATGCTCTCTCCGGATGTTGGATACGTTGTCATGATCACCGACGCAGAGGTGAGCTCGACGGGCAAGCTGGTGGCCGGAGATGGCGCCACATACCACAAAGTCACGTTCAAGGCGCTCACGTTCTACCCCAAGTTGCAGGAAATTGTAGAAGGCGAGGTCGTTGAAATCACCGACTTTGGCGCGTTTGTCAGGATCGGCCCGACTGATGCGCTTTTGCACCTTTCGCAGATTACCGACGACTATTTGAAAAGCGACGTCAAGCAAGGCGTCATCGTTGCCAACCAGTCTTCCCGCGCGCTAAAGATAGGCTCCAAAATCCGCGCAAGGATAACCGCAGTCAGCCTCGGCAAGGGGGCAGGCATGGGCAAAATAGGCATCACGTGCCGCCAGCCGTTCCTTGGCGCCCTTGAATGGATACAGGAAGAGATCAAAAAGGGCAAGAGCGGAGAAGCTACGGCGCCAGCTGCTCCAAAGGAGAAGAAGGGAGGCAAGTAG
- a CDS encoding Mrp/NBP35 family ATP-binding protein, protein MVTVDQVLGSLKKVVDPELHKDIVSMGMIKDLSINDGKVSFTLELTTPACPFNSDIERDVRAAIAGIGVKDLQMRVTARVMEGRALNLDELLPGVKNIVAVASGKGGVGKTTVSVNLALSLAKTGAKVGLLDADIYGPSVPLMLGLKAQPEVENNKIQPPEVAGVKVISMGFFYEQSQQAGIYRGPIVSGIVKQFLTDVNWGELDYLIIDLPPGTGDAPLTIAQTIPITGILIVTTPQDVAMNVAVKAVGMFHKLNVPIIGVVENMSFLNCPHCNEQIYLFGKGGGKRISDDFNIPFIGEIPLHQHISQGSDTGKPTVLSEPQSFQAQSFEKAAKMIAGRISIIAAEMRAQEEAEGKDPQEGTKDPENKP, encoded by the coding sequence ATGGTGACGGTAGATCAAGTCCTAGGCTCCCTGAAAAAGGTGGTTGACCCCGAACTCCACAAGGACATTGTTTCAATGGGAATGATAAAGGATCTTTCGATAAACGACGGCAAGGTGTCTTTCACTCTCGAGCTCACTACTCCTGCATGCCCTTTTAACAGCGACATCGAGCGCGACGTGCGCGCCGCCATAGCAGGCATCGGCGTCAAGGACCTGCAAATGCGCGTTACTGCACGCGTCATGGAAGGAAGGGCGCTAAACCTCGATGAACTGCTGCCGGGAGTAAAAAACATCGTGGCAGTTGCGTCTGGCAAGGGCGGAGTCGGCAAGACTACTGTGTCTGTAAACCTTGCATTGTCGCTGGCAAAGACCGGTGCCAAGGTCGGGCTTCTTGACGCCGACATTTATGGCCCGAGCGTTCCTCTGATGCTTGGGTTAAAAGCGCAGCCAGAAGTCGAGAACAACAAGATTCAGCCGCCAGAGGTCGCAGGCGTAAAGGTCATCTCGATGGGCTTTTTCTACGAGCAGTCGCAGCAGGCCGGCATATATCGCGGCCCGATTGTCTCGGGAATAGTCAAGCAGTTCCTGACCGACGTCAACTGGGGCGAGCTTGACTATCTCATCATAGACCTGCCGCCGGGAACAGGCGACGCTCCGCTTACAATAGCACAGACGATTCCAATCACAGGCATACTCATAGTCACTACGCCGCAAGACGTTGCCATGAACGTGGCCGTCAAGGCTGTGGGGATGTTCCACAAGCTCAACGTCCCTATTATTGGCGTCGTGGAAAATATGTCTTTTCTCAACTGTCCGCACTGCAACGAGCAGATCTACCTCTTTGGCAAGGGTGGTGGCAAAAGGATAAGCGACGACTTTAACATCCCGTTCATAGGCGAGATCCCTCTGCATCAGCACATCAGCCAAGGAAGCGACACCGGAAAACCTACCGTGCTTTCAGAGCCCCAGTCTTTCCAGGCGCAGTCGTTTGAAAAGGCAGCCAAGATGATCGCCGGAAGGATAAGCATCATCGCGGCAGAAATGCGCGCGCAGGAAGAGGCAGAGGGCAAGGACCCGCAGGAAGGCACCAAGGACCCAGAAAACAAGCCGTGA
- a CDS encoding GTP-dependent dephospho-CoA kinase family protein, producing the protein MRQEDLEELKKPFGTLVPDAQVTKEKISALVKGAKKIVAVGDATTERLLGFGITPDLAVVDGKERRLLREYPRHDAKEMRCTNPAGTISQAAVDLLKKALVEKKPVLVVVEGEEDLLALPVFAMALENSVVLYGQPLEGMVAVKITPAKRKQAKDLMDRIGVEKHGGV; encoded by the coding sequence TTGCGCCAGGAAGACCTTGAAGAACTCAAAAAGCCGTTTGGCACACTCGTACCGGACGCGCAGGTGACAAAGGAAAAGATCTCTGCTCTGGTCAAGGGCGCCAAAAAGATAGTCGCAGTGGGTGACGCCACAACAGAGCGGCTGCTTGGTTTTGGCATAACGCCCGACCTTGCAGTAGTAGACGGCAAGGAACGGCGTCTCTTACGAGAGTATCCAAGGCACGACGCAAAGGAGATGCGCTGTACAAACCCTGCCGGCACGATTTCGCAGGCTGCGGTTGACCTCTTGAAAAAAGCACTTGTCGAAAAAAAGCCGGTGTTGGTAGTCGTGGAAGGCGAAGAGGACCTGCTTGCACTTCCAGTATTTGCGATGGCGCTGGAGAACTCTGTCGTCCTGTACGGCCAGCCCCTTGAGGGGATGGTCGCTGTCAAGATAACGCCTGCAAAAAGGAAGCAGGCTAAAGACTTAATGGACAGAATCGGCGTCGAAAAACATGGCGGGGTATGA